A stretch of Besnoitia besnoiti strain Bb-Ger1 chromosome V, whole genome shotgun sequence DNA encodes these proteins:
- a CDS encoding putative IWS1 transcription factor (encoded by transcript BESB_059280), whose amino-acid sequence MADLFEDDEGSGIPGEGEENTGPFTEAASAGDEAAGDLERLTDEEDSRDGDDERGEHAEGSHVGGAENDGLFEGGDPRELSKEERRRLKKERKEKKRRKKEKKEKKKKRKRELEGDDGGDGGHDEQGGELSRGRYDSEPHRGELNDEDDETLGGFIERDPEAAIHEAEEERIPVQGGINSDNDRSDIEDYGDHDGARRPVTEFDKTLERMRQRKRRRQPMSDQDCQAYCNTLLQQMSDASSQDEKALEEGKPATAKLQMLDRVCTELVKPKWRSWFLAEGCCQCIATWLAPFKDNTLSNFTLRNRLLHVLTKLPISSQELMNNDLGRVLVLLWHHPDESDENRVIIRQLIQRWTRPMLGLGSSHREFLQERDRAFEANDADLQQKLIAAAKALQAVRPPADDPEENRRRHARIPVNSGHNFIIQPKSDVNSSEQPRPRESGALQTAKSLYRFMEAKTVRKPTKAQKVSIEGRGL is encoded by the exons ATGGCAGATCTgttcgaggacgacgagggcagCGGTATCcctggagagggagaggaaaacaCAGGTCCTTTCACCGAAGCAGCCTCGGCAGGCGATGAAGCCGCGGGTGACCTCGAGAGGCtgacagacgaagaggacagcAGGGATGGCGAtgacgagcgcggcgagcacgcAGAAGGATCGCATGTGGGGGGGGCAGAGAACGATGGACTGTTTGAGGGAGGCGATCCCCGCGAGTTGTCCAAGGAGGAACGTCGGCGCCTGAAGAAGGAAcggaaagagaagaaacggaggaagaaggaaaagaaggagaaaaagaagaagcgaaaacgagagttggagggagacgacggcggcgacggcggccatGACGAACAAGGGGGAGAACTCAGTCGCGGCAGATACGACTCTGAGCCGCACAGAGGCGAGCTTAacgatgaagacgacgaaacgCTAGGTGGATTTATCGAGCGCGACCCCGAGGCAGCAATTCATGAagccgaagaggaaagaaTCCCCGTTCAAGGAGGCATCAACAGCGAT AACGACAGATCGGATATTGAAGACTACGGCGACCACgacggcgctcggcggcctgTGACGGAGTTTGACAAAACACTGGAACGCATGCGGCAGCGGAAGCGACGTAGGCAACCCATGTCTGACCAAGACTGCCAGGCCTACTGCAACACCCTCCTGCAACAGATGTCCGATGCCTCCAGCCAAG ACGAAAAGGCACTCGAAGAAGGCAAacccgcgacggcgaaacTTCAGATGCTGGATCGTGTTTGTACAGAGCTGGTCAAG ccgaAGTGGCGCAGCTGGTTTCTGGCTGAGGGCTGCTGCCAGTGCATCGCTACCTGGTTGGCGCCGTTTAAAGACAACACGCTGTCGAACTTCACGCTGCGAAACCGCCTGCTCCACGTCCTCACGAAGCTGCCCATTTCCAGTCAAGAACTCATGAACAACGACCTCGGAAGAGTCCTCGTGCTGCTGTGGCACCACCCAG ACGAAAGCGACGAAAACCGCGTCATCATTCGCCAGCTGATTCAGCGCTGGACTCGCCCCATGCTGGGGTTGGGCTCCAGTCACCGCGAGTTCCTGCAGGAGCGGGATCGGGCCTTCGAGGCTAATGACGCGGACCTCCAACAGAAACTCATCGCG gcagcgaaggcgctaCAGGCCGTGCGGCCTCCTGCGGACG ATCCCGAGGAGAACCGCCGCCGGCATGCTCGCATTCCCGTCAACTCAGGGCACAATTTCATA ATTCAACCCAAGTCGGACGTCAACAGCAGCGAACAGCCGCGGCCCCGAGAATCCGGCGCCTTGCAGACAGCG AAGTCCCTGTATCGCTTCATGGAGGCGAAAACGGTTCGGAAGCCAACCAAGGCTCAGAAGGTGTCGATCGAAGGTCGCGGTCTGTAG